The DNA region ATATTATATGTAAGTAAAGTTTGAGCAACCGTAATTTGTGAAGATTAGGGGTTTGTTTCTATTTAGTGTGAGCATATTGTTCCTTCACGGGGTTGccttaatcaaataaatagtgttctctctctctctctctctctctgttttaCTTTTCCTTTTCTCAGAATGAAGTCCAATCTTCCAAGgctccaatttttttaaaaaaagatctaCTTTTCGTCTTACttatcttctttatttatatgataCACACATTTTTCTACAAGTATTTATGCAATTAATCAGTGTAAACTGTAAACCTATAAAGTTCTAACATTATCAACAGGTGCATTTACATATTAAAGAGAACTTAATCCACATACCTGTAGTGTCAATCTTGTGTGAAATTCCAACAGCAGTCAATGACTTGGAAATGAGTTTGGCAACCTCCTCATACTTCTGATTCTGAACCAGTGGGAAAACTGTACACTTAATAGGGGCTACAAGTGAAGGGAAACGAAATACATTTAACTGTTCATCCCCAGCTTTGCTTGGCCTCGTGTAGAATGTGTGCTCAAAGAGGCAATAGATTATACGTCCAATTCCAAATGATGGTTCAATCACAGATGGTGTAAAAACTCGCTGGTGCTCTTTCTTTATCTCCTTTTGAATGGTCAGCATACTCTTCTTAATAGTCACATTTTTCCCAAGTGTACACACTTGAAACTCCACCTCCCCTTTTGACTCCAGAGCAGCCTTCATATCCAAAGCTTCTTTCTCAGGCATTGCCTGCAAGAGAAGATTCCGTGTGTCAAGTAATGCAATCAGCTCTTGACAAAGACCCACGGTGCTACTAAACACACACTAACAAAAATACAACAACATGAATTACCTCAAGTGCTTCAACCACCATCCTCTGGTTCCCCTTGAATGCCAGACCCAGCTCTTTCTTTACTGGAGTTATAACCAATTTCTGAAACAATGTACAGAACAAGTCAATCAGTGATGTCCAAATATTTTCTAGAGTTGTGCTTGAGCATGAAGTTGAAGGGAAGGGACAAGTCATGTATATTCATAAACAAATCAACATCTTAAGCATTAAACAGTACCTCCACTTCCTTAGGTTCTGCAAATTTTTCATGAGCCACTAACGGAACACCACTTTTATCCTGTGATATAAAGTACAGGCATTGTGAGAATGCAGAAACTCTAACATTACATGACTAGAATTTCTTTACTTGTTTTAATACTATATTATATAAGATACATTTTACCCCATCCAGGTATAATCATTCTTCAACTTCAATGTAAGTTATGTAAGATACATTTTAAGTAAAAGTTTAACTTTTAGTCAAATCAAATGCAAGTTAGACTCCACACACTTAAAACCAAACTTAGAGATGGTCAAGTGATAGATACCAGTGGCGGAGCTTCGAAACTTCGTGGgagtcaaaataaaattaaataatatgaaacTTTATTCACTTATCTACATTTTAGATTTGAATTTAGTCATTCATGTctaaaaagtttcattttgatcTCTTAAagttttttcaatatattaaatTGGTCATTCcattaatttttacacaaaTTTAGTCAACCTGATAATGTGACAAAATGTGAGAAACGTCACGCCAACAAAATTTGGCACCATTAGTGCCAAAAACTTATAGAAGGTTCATTTTGGTCTAATAGATACATTATAATAGACcaaaataaatctttttaaaCTCAAAGTGACCAAATTGGAACATAAAATATAGCTTAGAGACACAATTTCTATTAtagctaataaaaattaatgcataaatttaatatagatGAATAATACTAAATTGAAAGTAATTGTCAAGATCACATtataaagaattataaaaaatttcatcatATGTCACTAGGAACTTAGAAAAATTGCTTCTTATTTGCTTCAATCCTTGTGAACTCAAGATAATTGTTGGGTTCAAATAGATGTCGAAGTTAATTTTGTTCATCTTTCTCACTAGTTTTTCtctttaaagaaattatttctttcactcttaaatcattatttttctaatataaatttatcaattacatggaaaaagagaaaatgcatctacataattatcataaattaaataaaagaagtatataaaaatcaatgcataaataaaaataatatggatgtatatttataatttttttactaagagGGCGAGATATTTTATATCTCCTAACAGTCAAGAAATAATTCTCTAAGTAttctttcttacttttttattatattataattataatatacatatatttctaaaaaaaattgggggggggggggcatggCTCCCCCCTGTCCTAATGAAGATCCGCCCCTGAGTGATACCCTATCCGTTACTAATAGTTGTTCACATGCCTTACATTTTGCTTGATTTAAATGAAAAGAATTACATTTTCTGGCCAAAACCAAAAATGACAGGGAGGATGGTAGGTTGAGAGAGTACTATCCTCATGGAGGTAAATGTATTTTCGGTTTTCGTAGCAAGTTTCATGAGTAATGATGCAAGGAAAACATTGTGATTTTACAGTAACCCAACCCCACAATTTATTAAAGTTACAACAAAGAAGCCATTATTTAGAGTTGAGCAGAGTGGTTACCGAGTGAGCACGCAAATCATATGCAGATCTATCGGCAATGCCAACACACTCAATCCAACCATAGGAGCACTCAATCTCGGCATCCCAACAGTCAGCAGCATAGTGGGCCATCTCATTGGCGAGATGTTGCCTAAACCTCAATCGGTCCTTGTCTATACCAAGACGCGTCAAGAATAGATACACTCTCCCGATGAAGTAACCAAGTGTCTCATTGTTGACAATTCCCTGACCAAAACACACCATAAAAAGCacaaagaataagaagaagaagaagaaaaaaacctaaaaaactATCATAATGATAAGTTCAATCTTGAAACCAAACCAACCTTACCTTGGAAACAGCATCACGAAGAGGAATCCTCTTGGCAGACTGACCCGACATTTGCTCCTCCCTCGGGAACATCAAGAACTCCAAGTCAGCAACCTCAGGGTACTTGGGATGAGACTTATCTAGAGGGTCAACAAAGTGCTCAATCTCCGCCAACGTGAACTCCCGCACTCTCAGAAGCCCCTGTCGTGGAGATATCTAAACACACAAACAACATCCAACCCAATTCATGCAAAGACTATATCTAATttagaaagtataaaaaaaataaagtctaAATTGCCACGAAAATCATGAACCCACCTCATTCCTAAACGCTTGGCCAATCTGCGCAGCAGCGAAAGGAAGCTTGTTGCCATTGTAATAATACAAATCCTTAAAATTGACGAAAATGCCCTGGGCAGTCTCGGGTCTCATAAAGCCAGGGCTGAAGCCGGAGGGACCAATGGAAGTCTGAAACATCAAATTGAAAGGGTAGGGATCAGAGAGAGAGTTCTTAGTCTCAGGAGAAACAATCCCATAGTCCTTAATCTTGGCACCAAGCTCTTCAGCAGAGAAATCATCCAGCATGGCAAGCACGTGCTTAAGCTCCGCAACCTTATCAGAAGACAACGCAAGGTCACGCTGGAGCTTGTCGTTGCAGAAGTCCTTGAGCAGGTGATCGGCGCGGTAGCACGTGCCGGTCTTCTCGTCTTTGACCATGAGATCGGTGAATTTGTCCACGTGCCCAGAGGCCTTGAGAACAATTTCGGGAGTGACGCAGGGGCAATCGACTTCGAGCATGTTCTCTTCCAGGACGAAGTGTTGGCGCCAGAACGAGAGCACGTTGGACTTGACGGAGCAGCCGGGAGGGCCGTAGTCGAAGAGGCCGGCGACGCCGCGGTAGATCTTGAAGGAGGGGATGTAGAAGAGGCGCCGTTCAAGGGTGTTCACCACGGACTGACGGAAGGCCTCGCGGCTGTCGGAGCCGCCGAGGAGGGAGTGCTCGATGGAGCTTTTTTCGAGCTTCAGCGCGTTTAGGGCTTCGATTGCGGCGTCGATTTCGGGTTTGGCGGCTTTGGCGGCCTTGAGGGCGCGGACGGCGTTGCCTTGGGCTTCCACTGCGGCGTGCTTCTCGGCGAGGGATTTGCGGAGGGATTCATCGGTGGCGGCCATGGGAGAAGACGATATGGCGAATGTGAGTGGAATTGAATgacaagatattttatttttaggcttAGGGAAGGAAGAAGATATTGCTGTTTTTGCTATCGCTCTCACTCTCACTAAATGCTTCAGCATACCAAACTCTTCAGCATAGGGTAAGTAACGGTGTTCCAATCAACGCCTTTTTTAGTGCTATAGGCCTGGCCTCACTTGGGCCTTACCCAACTAGATTACTAATTGCTTCCAGCacttccttttatttcttgCTCAACTTGACTTCTTCggttaaataatcattttcatcctCATGGTATAGAGTgctgataaatttattttcgaaacataaaaattcaaattttaatctctaaaaatgaaaagaaaatgcgACAAATTGATTCactcattaatttttatctgCTACTGTTAATGAAAGAAATTATATGACAGAGAcaaaaatgtcacaaaaataATTGTCTTCTTCATATGTTCCCATTAGTGTAGGTTTTACGTTTACTGTCTTACCAAGGAAGGCTTAGTTAACCTCAAACAAATCAATTGGATACTGTCATACTTGAATTGTCTTTTCTATTAGTGTAGGTTTTACGTGAAATGTTCCCATTAGTGTATTCatttactatataaaaaaatttggataCTGTCACACTTGAATTGTCTTTTCTATTTATCTGAATTTTCTGTTTACACTTTCGAAGAAGACTTATTTTAGCCTATAAAACAAACCAAGCTAAACGTATTGCTACATGGAAAATCTATTTCGTTTATTTTCTCTATGCAGGCTTTatcatgataaatttaataattttagccCACATAATCATTGTTTGCTCAACAGTTGAAGCTTTCAGAGAGTTTAActgatattttatttcattcttttattGAACTGATTACGCATTCAGGTGCTTCAGATATTTACGTAATGAGGGGGTAGATCtggggtgattttttttttttttggaaaaaattaagagattgATGATGCACAAATATGCTGAAAATAACCAGTGTTGAGTGTGTCTGTGTACTGTATGAGTTTCACAAGCACCATTTCTTTATTGGTTGAAAAAAGCAAACCCACTTTGAAATGTCTGAAATGCATTTCAAAGTTCAAATTCATAGAAAGTtagaaaacatattttgaaaTTCACTGTTATACCAATAAATAATGACCATGCAACACAGTTATCTGATTACATCAGCTACAAAGATAGTTttattgaagaatgaagactatCAACCGATTAAGAATAATCTTGATATGATTTTAAAGTGATTAACATCAGCATACATAACTTATATTTAGATgacaatataaaagaaataatgttatcatattttaatcttttgttaGAGATCACATATTTCCATATGTCCTGTAGAGAATCTTTgatataaaaattcattttgaattttttagataattttttatgaatttcatGATATGACACAGGATGCAAGAATTCATTGTATGCCTGAATCATAAATAGGATAAATGAGACATTAATACTTAAGCAATAAACATTTAGGACATAAAATTACAAATCTTCtcacaaaaacaaaactaacatatataattatctttCTTGCAAGGCATCTGTATAAATATTAAGATCCCTCATGGTATGGTTAATTTAAGGTCACTCATCTTTCACCCGTTGTAGCAGAACACCTGTGCGGCCGTTGATCAATAGGAAAATGTGACAAATTCTTCCCAAGTGGAGTAAGGGAAAGGAACAGTCATCCGAAGCAGCTTGGAGTATTAGATAAAATTGTTTTCTGCGTGATCTTTATTCTACGTTTCTCATACAAATGTTCCTTTTTCTTCATCCTGGGCACGAGGGATAACGCGTGGTGTAACCATGATAAATACTAAATAGGAAGGTCGTCAGTAAAATTCTTTTAtagaaattagttttttttacacaattataaaaattagttattcaAAATGTTAATGGATATTCGATAATATTAAATCAAAAGTTAttaacacaagtaatttcacatttAAGTCtcttaactaaaataaaatataagatttgaATATAAGATTTGATTTTCCGCTTGAGTCAAAATGGATTAACCTGAAAGTTAGGTGTTAAACAAAAAGTATAGATATTTCTTGAttacacaaaaagaaaaatcaataatattaaGAGTCAACGTTGTgggtgaattattataaaatcttttgtattttgtattttttttatcagttctACCGAATTTGAtacttaaatgtaaaaaaatagtaattcaaaaatttattacCAATTTTAGTAGTGAGAAATTTGGATTGTTGGTCTCAAGTTCAAATTTGATTgttattatacatataaaaataaaaatacattactaaaacaatttgaatgaaATTAACCTTATCAtcctaaattcatttttaattttttgttcttcatcaataatattataagaaatgagtgaaaaaagaaaataacattgaAAGCTAAAATGAGTAAATGacacctttaaaaaaaaagtaaatggcAACTATTTTGAAACTCATTTTTTCTCCTTACACACGAAGATTTATTACAGGATGGAGGGAGTATGTCACGGCCTGTGCTCAGCAAGTGATTTAGGAGCATAAACAAACAAcatcaaatgaaaaatgaatCTCACAAAAAcgctactagcaacaataaaaaatttataaatcacTAAACCACATTCTTCTCATCCATAAAACACATTAGACAATCCACTGAAACATTGTAAATCCCAAGCGCAACGCGCACTTGAAatcataaaattcattaatacaATAATCCCACTATGGCAAGCCACATTGGATCCATATTATCGGTAATACATATCCAATCAACTACCACATCGCTACTGCCATCGCCTATTCGCCTGGTTGTTGCTTAGATGTTTCCTTGATCTCATCTCCAGCATCGTCCTGAATATTAAAGGCAATtcgagtaaaaaaattaataactaattattCTCAAATCAATGTGCAGCTGAGACAGAAAAGAATGGAAAACATTCCACTCCAAAATACTCCATGTCTAAAAGCTGTCAACAGCAACATAAAGCATAGGCAGGGTAATGCATTAGAAACAGCTTCAGTAAGTATGAGGATAAAACTAAATTAGCAAATGAAGAAAAGCTCAAAAGCCTAACTCCTACACTACTACAGCGCACcaacaaaaacaagaaagatGTTAATTAGTAAGCTTGGATTTGTACCTAGAAGAATGTACAACCAAATAAGTTTAGTAAGCCTGGCTCTTACAAAAGAATAGCTTATGGTGTAGCTGCTCAGCTTATTAAAGAACTATTAATCATGGCCTGTTcctttacaatttaattttgtCCAGCCATCAAGAATTAGACAACAAAATTAACAGATTACA from Glycine soja cultivar W05 chromosome 8, ASM419377v2, whole genome shotgun sequence includes:
- the LOC114423827 gene encoding glycine--tRNA ligase, mitochondrial 1, whose product is MLKHLVRVRAIAKTAISSSFPKPKNKISCHSIPLTFAISSSPMAATDESLRKSLAEKHAAVEAQGNAVRALKAAKAAKPEIDAAIEALNALKLEKSSIEHSLLGGSDSREAFRQSVVNTLERRLFYIPSFKIYRGVAGLFDYGPPGCSVKSNVLSFWRQHFVLEENMLEVDCPCVTPEIVLKASGHVDKFTDLMVKDEKTGTCYRADHLLKDFCNDKLQRDLALSSDKVAELKHVLAMLDDFSAEELGAKIKDYGIVSPETKNSLSDPYPFNLMFQTSIGPSGFSPGFMRPETAQGIFVNFKDLYYYNGNKLPFAAAQIGQAFRNEISPRQGLLRVREFTLAEIEHFVDPLDKSHPKYPEVADLEFLMFPREEQMSGQSAKRIPLRDAVSKGIVNNETLGYFIGRVYLFLTRLGIDKDRLRFRQHLANEMAHYAADCWDAEIECSYGWIECVGIADRSAYDLRAHSDKSGVPLVAHEKFAEPKEVEKLVITPVKKELGLAFKGNQRMVVEALEAMPEKEALDMKAALESKGEVEFQVCTLGKNVTIKKSMLTIQKEIKKEHQRVFTPSVIEPSFGIGRIIYCLFEHTFYTRPSKAGDEQLNVFRFPSLVAPIKCTVFPLVQNQKYEEVAKLISKSLTAVGISHKIDTTGTSIGKRYARTDELGVPFAITVDSTSSVTIRERDSKDQVRVDVDKAASVVREVTEGQRTWEDVWSTFPHHSSTSADE